Proteins encoded in a region of the Paenibacillus sp. W2I17 genome:
- a CDS encoding SpoVR family protein — MTDEIRDLEYAIAEIMEIANGFGLDYYPMRYEICPSDIIYTFGAYGMPTRFSHWSFGKTFHKMKMQYDFGLSKIYELVINSNPCYAFLLDGNSLIQNKLIVAHVLAHCDFFKNNARFSKSNRNMVESMAATADRISNYEMEYGTEAVEAFIDAVIAIQEHVDPQLIKPRHLDKQRYMEMKMREQRGEKKPRPEGRYDDLWSLDDVKTEETPAEGIQVHHFPPEPEKDVMWFIQEFSEVLTDWQRDIMSMMREEMLYFWPQMETKIMNEGWASYWHQRIIRELDLNSEDTIEFAKLNSSVVQPSKQSLNPYYLGLKIFEDIERRWDNPTREEQERWGRKPGQGRAKMFEVREFDSDTSFIRNYMTKQLTEDLDLYVFEKKGPDWKITDKSWENIRDQLVFSRVNGGSPYLVVQDADYMRTGELVLKHQYEGIELDLKYMERTMPYLYRLWGRTVHVETRVEDKPIWFTYDGKKHHRKFL; from the coding sequence ACGGCATGCCGACCAGATTCAGCCACTGGAGCTTTGGCAAAACATTTCATAAGATGAAAATGCAATACGATTTTGGACTCAGTAAAATTTATGAGCTTGTCATCAACTCCAACCCTTGTTATGCCTTCCTGCTGGATGGCAATTCCCTTATTCAGAACAAATTGATCGTAGCCCACGTATTGGCACACTGCGATTTTTTCAAAAACAATGCCCGCTTCTCCAAATCCAACCGTAATATGGTCGAAAGCATGGCTGCTACGGCGGATCGGATCAGCAATTATGAGATGGAGTACGGAACGGAAGCGGTTGAAGCATTTATCGATGCCGTGATCGCAATTCAGGAACATGTGGACCCACAGTTGATTAAACCCCGCCATTTGGACAAACAACGTTACATGGAGATGAAAATGCGGGAGCAGCGCGGTGAGAAAAAACCACGGCCGGAAGGTCGCTATGATGATCTATGGTCGCTTGATGATGTGAAGACCGAAGAAACACCCGCCGAAGGTATTCAGGTCCATCACTTTCCGCCTGAACCGGAGAAGGATGTCATGTGGTTTATTCAGGAATTCTCGGAAGTGTTGACCGACTGGCAGCGGGATATCATGAGTATGATGCGTGAAGAGATGTTATATTTCTGGCCACAGATGGAAACCAAAATCATGAACGAAGGCTGGGCATCCTACTGGCATCAACGCATTATCCGTGAACTCGATCTGAACAGTGAGGATACGATCGAATTTGCGAAACTCAACTCCTCCGTGGTGCAGCCATCCAAACAAAGTCTGAATCCGTATTATTTGGGACTGAAGATTTTCGAGGATATTGAACGACGCTGGGATAACCCAACCCGTGAAGAACAGGAACGTTGGGGCCGCAAACCGGGGCAAGGTCGTGCCAAAATGTTCGAGGTGCGTGAATTTGATTCCGATACCTCCTTTATCCGCAATTACATGACCAAACAATTAACCGAGGATCTGGACCTCTACGTATTTGAGAAAAAAGGCCCGGACTGGAAAATCACCGACAAGTCCTGGGAGAACATACGGGATCAGCTCGTATTTTCACGTGTCAACGGAGGTTCCCCTTATCTGGTCGTGCAAGATGCCGACTATATGCGGACCGGGGAACTCGTGCTGAAACATCAATATGAGGGCATCGAGTTGGACCTGAAATATATGGAGCGCACCATGCCTTATCTGTATCGCCTCTGGGGACGTACGGTACATGTGGAGACACGTGTCGAGGATAAACCGATCTGGTTTACGTATGATGGCAAGAAGCACCACCGCAAGTTTTTGTAA